A single genomic interval of Gossypium raimondii isolate GPD5lz chromosome 11, ASM2569854v1, whole genome shotgun sequence harbors:
- the LOC105804255 gene encoding inositol-3-phosphate synthase — MFIESFKVESPYVKYTDNAIQSVYNYETTELVHENRDGTYQWVVKPKTVKYEFRTDIHVPKLGVMLVGWGGNNGSTLTGGVIANRWGVSWATKDKVQQANYFGSLTQASTIRVGSYNGEEIYAPFKSLLPMVNPEDIVFGGWDISDMNLADAMARAKVFDIDLQKQLRPYMESMVPLPGIYDPDFIAANQGERANNVIKGTKKEQVQQIIKDIREFKEKNKVDKVVVLWTANTERYSNVVVGLNDTMENLLASFEKNESEISPSTLYAIACVFEDVPFINGSPQNTFVPGLIDLAIQRNCLIGGDDFKSGQTKMKSVLVDFLVGAGIKPTSIVSYNHLGNNDGMNLSAPQTFRSKEISKSNVVDDMVSSNGILYQPGEHPDHVVVIKYVPYVGDSKRAMDEYTSEIFMGGKNTIVLHNTCEDSLLAAPIILDLVLLAELSTRIQLKAEGEGKFHSFHPVATILSYLTKAPLVPPGTPVVNALSKQRAMLENILRACIGLSPENNMILEYK; from the exons ATGTTCATTGAGAGCTTTAAGGTTGAGAGTCCATATGTCAAGTACACAGACAATGCAATCCAGTCGGTGTACAACTATGAGACTACTGAGCTTGTTCATGAGAACAGGGATGGAACCTATCAATGGGTTGTCAAGCCCAAGACTGTTAAATATGAATTCAGAACTGATATCCATGTCCCTAAACTGGG GGTAATGCTTGTTGGATGGGGAGGAAACAATGGCTCAACCCTGACTGGTGGTGTTATAGCTAACCGATG GGGAGTGTCCTGGGCCACTAAGGACAAGGTGCAACAAGCTAATTACTTTGGTTCACTTACTCAAGCATCAACTATCCGAGTTGGGTCTTACAACGGGGAGGAGATTTATGCTCCTTTTAAGAGCCTTCTTCCTATG GTCAACCCAGAGGATATTGTATTTGGAGGATGGGACATAAGTGACATGAACCTTGCTGATGCAATGGCTAGAGCCAAGGTCTTTGACATTGATCTGCAAAAACAGCTAAGGCCCTACATGGAATCCATGGTCCCACTCCCTGGAATATACGACCCAGATTTCATTGCTGCCAACCAAGGTGAACGTGCCAATAACGTCATCAAGGGTACCAAGAAAGAACAAGTTCAGCAAATCATTAAAGATATTAG GGAGTTCAAGGAGAAAAACAAGGTGGACAAGGTGGTTGTACTCTGGACTGCAAACACTGAGAGGTACAGCAATGTCGTTGTGGGGCTAAACGACACCATGGAGAACCTGTTGGCTTCTTTTGAGAAGAATGAGTCAGAGATTTCTCCTTCCACTTTGTACGCTATCGCTTGTGTTTTTGAGGATGTTCCCTTCATCAATGGAAGCCCACAAAACACATTTGTTCCAG GGTTAATTGATTTGGCTATCCAGAGGAACTGTCTGATTGGAGGAGACGATTTTAAGAGTGGCCAGACCAAGATGAAATCCGTTCTAGTGGATTTCCTTGTTGGGGCTGGTATCAAG CCAACATCAATAGTGAGCTACAACCATCTGGGAAACAATGATGGCATGAATCTATCAGCTCCCCAAACTTTCCGCTCCAAGGAGATCTCCAAGAGCAATGTTGTGGATGACATGGTCTCAAGCAATGGAATCCTTTATCAACCCGGTGAACATCCTGATCATGTTGTGGTCATCAAG TATGTGCCATATGTTGGAGATAGCAAGAGAGCCATGGATGAGTACACATCAGAGATATTCATGGGAGGCAAGAACACCATTGTGTTGCATAACACATGCGAGGACTCCCTGTTGGCTGCTCCCATCATCCTAGATTTGGTTCTCCTTGCTGAGCTTAGCACCAGGATCCAGCTCAAAGCTGAAGGAGAG GGCAAGTTCCACTCTTTCCACCCTGTGGCTACTATCCTCAGTTACCTAACCAAGGCCCCTCTT GTTCCACCAGGCACACCCGTGGTGAATGCACTGTCAAAGCAACGTGCAATGCTGGAGAACATACTGAGGGCCTGTATTGGCTTGTCCCCTGAAAACAACATGATTCTGGAGTACAAGTGA